Proteins co-encoded in one Papaver somniferum cultivar HN1 chromosome 5, ASM357369v1, whole genome shotgun sequence genomic window:
- the LOC113278413 gene encoding uncharacterized protein At3g28850-like has protein sequence MWTPWKKNNPTRIHNSSPDFLCSSFKDIQNLCKEEEPSSQDQKAKDPKKVFHRVRIATSVLRSWNSWNSFSRQPNSPFLEPLNISLPGSEKRIVVYFTSLRVVRKTFEDCRTVRSILRGFRVFVDERDLSMDSGFLEELQEILGSKVQVTLPRVFIGGRYYGGAEEIRQLHETGELKKLIEGFPKVEPGVCEDCGGYRFHLCDQCNGSRKIYLEKGGGFKTCSSCNENGLTRCPTCASLEE, from the coding sequence ATGTGGACACCATGGAAGAAAAACAACCCAACAAGAATCCACAATTCTTCACCAGACTTCTTATGTTCATCATTCAAAGACATACAAAATCTttgtaaagaagaagaaccatcaTCACAAGATCAAAAGGCGAAAGACCCAAAAAAAGTATTTCACCGTGTACGTATCGCAACCTCCGTATTACGtagttggaattcatggaactcGTTTTCACGGCAACCCAATTCTCCATTCTTAGAACCGTTAAATATATCACTCCCCGGTTCGGAGAAACGTATAGTTGTATATTTCACAAGTTTACGTGTAGTTCGTAAAACGTTTGAAGATTGTCGTACGGTTCGTTCGATTCTACGTGGATTTCGTGTTTTCGTGGACGAACGGGACTTGTCCATGGATTCTGGTTTCTTAGAAGAATTGCAGGAGATATTAGGATCTAAGGTACAAGTAACATTGCCAAGGGTATTCATTGGAGGCAGATATTATGGTGGTGCTGAAGAAATAAGACAACTGCATGAAACAGGAGAATTAAAGAAGTTGATTGAAGGTTTTCCTAAGGTAGAACCAGGTGTATGTGAAGATTGTGGTGGGTATCGATTTCATCTATGTGATCAATGTAATGGTAGCCGTAAGATTTATCTTGAGAAAGGTGGAGGGTTTAAAACTTGTTCGAGTTGCAATGAGAATGGTTTAACTAGGTGTCCTACCTGTGCATCTTTAGAAGAGTGA